GTTATATTGCACCGGTTAGAATATGAACGTTTCCAATTTTCATTCATGATCAATGTATTGAAAACCATCACTTATGGGAAATGTGGTCTCTAAgaagaaaagagaaagcaaaacttgAGCGAACAGAGATGAggatgctgaggtggattatgagaacatcagtgcttgaaagattggaaaatgatgaaatcagaagaatggcaggagtagtaaagattacagaggtgataagtgtcaaggctgagatggtttgggcatgcgttGAAGATGATGGTGGGGAGAGTGAAGAGGCTTTAGGAAGAACCTGTTAGGggtggaagatcgagagggagacagagaattagatggcgagataaggtgaaggatgatatagagagaagaagtttgatggaagaggattcctttgataaaaggtattggagaaggcgcatcaggcatcTGGGCCTTTAATGTACGAATAACGGCGGGAAAGATGACGATCACGTATCGTCCACTTTCGACGGGTATCGATTAGGGCTAATCTGAACCAAGTTCCATGTAAAGTAGCTATTGAATTTAGAGTCTGCTATTGCTATCCATCATTCCAGTAAAATCCATATTCACAGAGAAATGTCTATCACTCCTTTTGTGGTTAagcctttcctttttttcttgttcATATCTAGTTTTACATGGTAGTACTAAGCTATTCTTTCATGATCCTTTCTAGCCAAAGTATAGCTAGAACGGCCATATGCCAAACACTACCCAGAACAGTAATTTTTAATATCTAAAGATTTATCTGTGATCAGAGATTTTTTCTTACTAACTGAGCCTTTGATGACTTGGAATTGCAAGGTTCAGCGTCCCACCACACACAATCTAGATCTTTTGATGAATATATGTAATTAAACTGAGAAAGAAGATGTAGCCTTAAACTttcaaagatattttatatttttgatagtttttaagCAAATAGGAAACTCATTAGATAGTTTTCTGTCAATGGAGAAAGCGCATCGAGATTAAATTTTCCTACAGCATAATGGTGGTTAATTACATCTCCTATCTCCCCTACCCTCTGCCACCCCactgctttccttattcctttaaatggtttaaaggccgctcataaataggAGAGGCTTgtaacagtgacaatgtcctagttagcaggacaatgtcctggagtattgatatatatgcatatgatcagcgccaagcccactctccatcaaagctagggcCAGAGTGGTGcagacaatgcctgctgatgactcggcaggtactgtagaattaaaaacttccctagctcacaaggatggagaggctgTAAACACTAAAGaatctatcgagtttgagcagactCGAACCCCAAGTCCGCCAGTtagccaggcaaggacgtttccaataggtcaccgtAACCCTGTCTCCTCAGGAAAAGAATTGAGACTAGAAAGAACCCGCTGGTCCTATTAATTTACCTCACGGGTGAAGTGGTTGTTAGTCATGGTGAGTTCCACATGCTGAACGATGGAGCACTTGATGTTCTTTACGGTCTTCCTGCTACAGTTGTTAATGCTGATCTGAGGGGCGATGGTCTCGCCGTGATAGTACACATCCCTTTCGAGGTTGACCTCCATGTTGATCTTGCCAGTAGACAAGGCAAAGCCCTTGGACACCATGGTGCTGGGCTGCCTGTTTGCGCGGTCCAGGGGAGCAAATTGGACCTTCCTGACGGCCAGAGTCACGGAGTTCCTCTTGTGGGGCTTCTCTTCTCCGTTGTCGCCAACGAAGACCTTCAGCTCGTAGATAATACCCAGTGGCTTGTTCTGGTGGGAAGGACAGAAGTCGGTCAGAGATGTGAAAATCTATTTTGTTCGATTAGGTCTGAGTAAACCATTGGAGATAAATTAGTTTCGAAACATTGAGTCGAAAAGAAATGGTCATTGCAAAGCGACACAAATATAAATCAGGTTGCCTATAAAAATAAAAtcgtgaaataaaatataattttgactCGGATTTGAATGATACTTTCAACGCTCCATGAACAAATTAATAGTTAATAAACTGAAGGGACAATTAACTACTGTACATGTAAGTAACTATCCACTTACGGATTCCTCATTCCCGGTATGGAGTTGGGCAGAGGTAGGAGCATTCTGGGGGATGGTGATGGCGAATGGATAGGCATTGCCTCCGAGCTTCTTCACCAACCTATCCTGGACGGCAGTCAGTTCTACCTTGCTTTCAGAAGGATAGATCTGCTGGTTGGTCAGCTGCATTTCCTTGCTGAAGTGAAGGCCCATGACCTCATCCTCCTCGCGACCGAAACGGTACGTGACCGTAACCTGTACAAGTAAAGAAGAACCCGTGAATGAAGGAGGGAGTTTTGAATGACGGGAATATTGCAATCGTAAGTGAAAGAAAGAGTGAAAAATACGTTGAGGGTTCAACTTACTGTGATGTTGGGGAAGGAATATGTAATGGTTGGATGATAAGAGGGTATTGTACAAAATGAACATGCAATCGTGTTCTGTAAatttttactcacacacacacatatatatatatatatatatatatatatatatatatatatatatatatatatatatatgagtgtgttgaaTTCTTTTCCatgtatttcttattcttttcataattcAATATATAACTCAAATATTGGAAAAGTGTCaagtaaataaacatttcctatgttgtttaattctctttACATTTAGAGTCCTACACTGACAGGACACCTGATTAGGAATTACTCACGGTAGCGAAGACCTTGCGCCCTCGGAGGTAGTCATTATCACAGAGTACTACACCATCGACAGGTTCGGTGGTGACGGTATTATCGACAAAGTCCCTACGACCTAGGTAGACGGTAATCTTACCTGTGACGGGTCAAATGTTGCAATATATTAGACGGGAACAGGGAATATTCAAtaataagaaatgtaaaatatgtcCATTCAATTGAGTGGATTGTTGAGAAGTCCAGTAGCAGAGACGTACAAAAGCGTACaaatataagtgtttttttttttcatttttttaagtgttaataacaatatttttttcatatttaagtttttattttatcagaatttgtatttttcctatttgctcctttcATCGGGAAATGATGAAGAAGTTTTAcgtagtataaatacatatatacgaatatatatatatatatatatatatatatatatatatatatatatatatatatatatatagatagatagatagatagatagatagatatagcggTGAATAAACAGGAGCATAAGATGAGTTGGACACCATTTATCAAAGCTGGATGAATGTTAAAAGGTCAGCGTGAAAAGTTTTGTAATTAACCAATAGCTTTTCTATAGTTTTATAATATGATGCGATATACGGTACGTTAATCTTTGAAATTCTATTACGGGGTTTCCTCAATTCCATATAtatgaaggttttaaaggtcggtATTTGGATAGAAGAATAATACGCCATAGAAATGTTACCGATAAAACTCAACTTCAAATAGAACAAGAAATGTCATAAAATCTTACTTAATAGATAAGTGAAATTCAAGACGAAATCCTATACATCTCTCGCATGTGAAAGGCTTATAAGAAGAGTATATTGCACACTGGTGTacgatatagatattgatataaaaTGTTCTTCCAAAGTGCagtgaactagtaaaggaattcgATGAACTTCCCCAAAATACAAGAAGTTTATGAGAGAAAGTCTTGTAGTCTATTCTGAACTGTATCGGATACAAATTTTTAGAGGGATACCACTACTCGTGGTCATGCCTGGATTAATGTATTGAAAAGAGCGAATTCCATTAAATAAACGCTTTTAAGTTTCTAATTTAAGTATGGCACCGGTTACCGTAGCCATAGGCCTCGTGACGTCATGGTACAATATCAAATCACTCGGGTCCACCTATGTAAAACAGAGTAGTGTTTAGAAGCGCATGACAAATGCAGATACAATTTTAAGTCTACCGGGAGAGTAATGAGCTAGAGGCCAGGTGGGATAAATCAGTCCCAGTCTCGAGAAAAAGATATGAATGGGAAATGAGACAATTTCTCACGTGGGAGTTAAAGCTTGTTTCGAAGTTGATATCTAGTTTTCCTTATC
The DNA window shown above is from Palaemon carinicauda isolate YSFRI2023 chromosome 37, ASM3689809v2, whole genome shotgun sequence and carries:
- the LOC137629563 gene encoding arrestin homolog; the protein is MVNAVKVFKKTAPNGKITVYLGRRDFVDNTVTTEPVDGVVLCDNDYLRGRKVFATVTVTYRFGREEDEVMGLHFSKEMQLTNQQIYPSESKVELTAVQDRLVKKLGGNAYPFAITIPQNAPTSAQLHTGNEESNKPLGIIYELKVFVGDNGEEKPHKRNSVTLAVRKVQFAPLDRANRQPSTMVSKGFALSTGKINMEVNLERDVYYHGETIAPQISINNCSRKTVKNIKCSIVQHVELTMTNNHFTREVASLESKEGCPITPGSNLKKSFSLVPLASTNQNKYGIALDGKLKDSDANLASSTIASEKSNPNDATGIIVSYSARVRLNCGALGGELLADLPFKLLHPTPGSMEPSTKADGEDIVFEDFARLRRGMSVDQP